From Flavobacterium alkalisoli, the proteins below share one genomic window:
- a CDS encoding LacI family DNA-binding transcriptional regulator gives MANITIKDIAKALNFSVSTISKALNNSYEISAETRKIIIDYANQHNYRPNRLAKSLKIGHTNSIGVIVNSFFSSTFLAQVLDGIHKASYEVGSDIIIMQSYENVDNERACLDSLISKGVDGILLAPVSETSNSDYINLINEKHCPVVLFDRINPDIKTTKIGVNEYKGALEATQHLIDINRKRILFITGDKFGDNNQRIQGFKKALKNLDIPINPRYMVFCNLENTDELDEKISKSILELREQNIAPNAIFGATDVITTRSLGILAKLKIKVPDEIAVIGFANTDIPFSLNPSLSAIRQPAKDMGYMALKKLLELIECESNTKRASLYETVLLDTSINIRNSTTLQ, from the coding sequence ATGGCTAATATTACAATAAAAGATATTGCAAAAGCACTTAATTTCTCTGTTTCCACTATCTCTAAAGCTTTAAATAACAGCTATGAAATAAGTGCCGAAACAAGGAAAATAATAATTGATTATGCTAACCAGCATAATTACCGGCCTAATAGGCTGGCAAAGAGCCTTAAGATAGGGCATACAAACTCAATTGGTGTAATTGTAAACTCTTTTTTTAGCAGTACTTTTTTAGCACAGGTATTAGATGGTATCCATAAAGCATCATATGAGGTAGGCAGTGATATCATTATAATGCAGAGCTATGAAAATGTGGACAATGAACGTGCCTGTCTGGATTCTTTAATTTCTAAAGGCGTAGACGGCATTTTGTTAGCTCCGGTTAGTGAGACATCAAATTCAGATTATATAAATCTAATTAATGAAAAGCACTGCCCGGTTGTGTTGTTTGACAGGATAAACCCTGATATTAAAACCACCAAGATAGGTGTAAATGAATACAAGGGTGCTTTAGAGGCTACCCAACATCTTATTGATATTAACAGGAAAAGAATATTATTTATAACGGGAGATAAATTTGGGGATAATAACCAAAGGATTCAGGGTTTTAAAAAAGCATTAAAGAATTTAGATATACCAATTAACCCCCGATATATGGTTTTCTGCAATCTGGAAAATACCGATGAACTGGATGAAAAAATAAGTAAGTCAATATTAGAGTTAAGAGAGCAGAATATAGCCCCTAATGCCATATTTGGCGCTACAGATGTTATTACTACCAGAAGCCTTGGTATTTTAGCTAAATTAAAAATAAAGGTACCGGATGAAATTGCCGTAATAGGTTTTGCGAATACCGATATTCCTTTTTCTCTTAATCCTTCACTTTCTGCTATAAGGCAACCTGCAAAAGACATGGGTTATATGGCTCTTAAAAAACTCCTTGAGCTTATAGAATGTGAATCAAACACAAAAAGGGCTTCACTGTATGAAACCGTACTGCTTGATACTTCAATAAATATAAGAAACTCGACAACCCTGCAATAA
- a CDS encoding RagB/SusD family nutrient uptake outer membrane protein, whose protein sequence is MKNLKIKIIATTLFTAILFMGCSDEILDEQPRSIYTPDYFKTEEGVYGGLTSMYAHLRYIYGQAYYYNSCLTGTDEVTYAQSADANFKDMDLSGVGQVTSVTSRADVLWNAAFPNINTANGIIENATEVGTIPEALISEARFFRAFDYFMLVQTFGGVPLDLGAGELRFNTNPVRTSVRNTVPEVYTKVIFPDLLTAINDLPEAGRVTGGVTKTVARLYLAKAYLTYAWWLENPNGIPTYPDTSRVDPDGQSAQWYYQQAYDIAVEAIDNPGPFALQQTYYDVNLGSNDRNNEILLYADHTESSEFYNGASLTYSNGAAPDNFAGWMMTWNYTNVRSAADTGHETLISSVQREASQALGRPWTRMCPTIDVVTNTFADKTNDSRYDGTFTTVYRGNWPKGGVSNPFLYNANNMEVYPGDAILTFLNEEPAEAIDYSNSVYKSNIGAGVLPGRADYVISPQGISRLTYPGLWKLGTYRTDNGSGLGQPNAASTRPFNVAKFSELYFIAAEANVKGAAPQGGKTAYDLINVIRARAGMWRWDNNGNMVKNEDNSAAMVAATPTNIDINYILAERSREFYGEGYRWFDLVRTQKWGELASTYTICGSGIGDHTPQTIQRNIEPYLYLRPIPQGQLDAMEGSTQNYQNPGYN, encoded by the coding sequence ATGAAAAATTTAAAAATAAAAATTATAGCAACTACCCTTTTTACAGCCATACTGTTTATGGGATGTAGTGATGAAATTTTAGATGAACAGCCTCGCAGTATTTATACTCCTGATTATTTTAAAACTGAAGAAGGAGTTTACGGAGGTTTAACATCAATGTATGCACATTTAAGGTATATATACGGACAGGCATATTACTACAACAGTTGTCTTACAGGAACGGATGAGGTAACCTACGCCCAAAGTGCAGATGCCAACTTTAAGGATATGGATCTTTCGGGAGTAGGACAGGTAACCAGTGTTACAAGCCGTGCAGATGTTTTATGGAATGCCGCTTTTCCTAATATTAATACTGCAAATGGTATAATAGAAAATGCTACGGAAGTAGGTACAATACCTGAAGCACTTATATCGGAAGCAAGGTTCTTTCGGGCATTTGATTATTTTATGCTGGTACAAACATTTGGTGGTGTACCATTAGACTTAGGAGCAGGAGAGTTAAGGTTCAATACAAATCCGGTAAGGACATCCGTGCGTAATACAGTTCCCGAAGTATATACTAAAGTAATATTCCCGGACCTACTAACAGCGATTAACGATTTACCTGAAGCCGGACGTGTAACCGGGGGTGTAACAAAAACAGTAGCAAGGCTGTATCTTGCAAAAGCATACTTAACATATGCATGGTGGCTGGAAAACCCTAACGGAATACCAACTTATCCTGATACCTCCAGAGTAGACCCTGACGGACAAAGCGCACAGTGGTACTACCAGCAGGCTTATGATATTGCTGTAGAAGCTATAGATAATCCGGGGCCCTTTGCTCTACAACAAACCTATTATGATGTTAATTTAGGTTCTAACGACCGTAATAATGAGATACTATTATATGCAGATCATACCGAATCCAGTGAGTTTTATAATGGGGCCAGTCTAACCTATAGTAATGGTGCAGCTCCTGATAATTTTGCCGGATGGATGATGACTTGGAACTACACTAATGTAAGAAGCGCAGCTGATACCGGACACGAAACCCTTATAAGTTCGGTGCAACGTGAGGCTTCTCAGGCTCTTGGGCGTCCCTGGACACGTATGTGTCCTACTATAGATGTAGTAACCAATACATTTGCAGATAAGACTAATGATTCACGATACGATGGAACCTTTACCACTGTTTATCGTGGTAACTGGCCTAAAGGCGGAGTATCTAATCCGTTTTTATATAATGCTAACAATATGGAGGTTTATCCGGGCGATGCCATATTAACTTTCTTAAACGAAGAACCTGCTGAAGCTATAGATTATTCAAACTCTGTATACAAGAGCAATATTGGCGCTGGTGTGTTACCGGGAAGGGCAGACTATGTAATATCGCCACAAGGGATAAGCAGACTTACCTATCCGGGCCTATGGAAATTAGGAACTTACCGTACCGATAACGGAAGCGGATTAGGACAGCCAAATGCAGCGAGTACACGTCCGTTTAATGTTGCCAAGTTCTCTGAGCTATATTTTATAGCCGCAGAAGCCAATGTGAAAGGAGCAGCGCCGCAAGGAGGTAAAACAGCTTATGATTTAATAAATGTTATCCGTGCCCGTGCAGGTATGTGGCGTTGGGATAACAATGGCAATATGGTTAAGAATGAAGACAATAGTGCTGCAATGGTAGCTGCAACACCAACAAATATTGATATTAACTATATTCTTGCCGAGCGTTCACGTGAGTTTTATGGAGAAGGATATCGTTGGTTTGATCTAGTACGCACACAAAAATGGGGTGAGTTAGCTTCAACCTACACTATTTGTGGTTCGGGAATAGGAGATCATACACCACAAACCATTCAGCGTAATATTGAACCTTATTTGTATTTACGACCAATTCCTCAGGGGCAGCTTGATGCTATGGAAGGAAGTACACAAAATTATCAGAATCCAGGATATAATTAA